ACAATGGCATAGGTGGCCATGAAATCATCCGACGTGATGTAGTTCTGGTAGGACGTGATGGTGCTGGCATTGAAGAGGTTGAACACGTTGAACATGACGCCAATCCGCATGTCGTTCTTGATGGTGAACGTTTTTTCCACCTGCAGGTCGAGATTGACACGGGTCGGAAAGCGCAGGGAGCCGACTTCCTGGGCCGGGATGTACTTGGCCTTCTGGTTGATCTCGTTGCCAACCCGATAATAGGTATTGTAGGTGTCGCCCGAAATGACGGAGAAGTAGGGCGAAAAAGCGATATCCCAGGGGAGGATGACCGTGCCCTGAATTTTGAGCATGTGGGTGGGATCGAGGGTGTTGTGGCTGTTTTTGCTCACGTTGATCTGCCAGTTGGGATCGGAAAAGAGGCTGGAATACCGCGCCGCGGCGTAGGGGCTGAGGCCGCCGACCTCCTCGAGGTTGTTGTAATAGCCGGTGGTTTTGCCGTAGTTGTATGAGAGCATGAGCTGCCACTTGTTGGAGAAGCGCTTGTTGAGGACCAGCTCGAATCCCTGGTACTTGCGGCTGGGCGTGTAGGGGACCATGTTGCTGTAGACCGATCCATAATTGCCCTGCTTGATATTGGTCACCAGGTACTTTTCATCGCCCGGGTCGGTCTGGCTGTAGACGGTGATGGGCTGGTGGGTGTCGGGAGTGATGTAGGTCACTGGCTCGAAATCGCTCGTCAGGTTGACCCTGTCGATGAAGTTGCGGAAATCGCGGTAGATGAAGTTGGCGGCGACCGACAGATCGGTGATGATCTCGCGTTCGAGGCCGACGGTGATCTGGTTCATATAGGGCAGGCTGATGTTCTCGTCCATCGTGTAGAGGTTCTCCCACTTGATCGTGTAGTCCTCGACGTATTCGCTGCCGTCCCAGCTGTACTGGGTCCAATCGGGGCAGGGAGCGAACGCCTCATAGAAGGTAGTGATGATATTGTCCACGAATTTCCCGTAATGGAACTTGATCGCGGTGGTGTGGTCGCCGAACACGTCGTAGGTGATGCCGAGGCGCGGGGCGATGGAGATGTCCGGCTTGAAGACGCTCTCATAGCTGCCCGTTGTGATCGGGTGATAATAGGTTCCCGCCGACTTGAGAAAGCCGCGGTAGAAATTGATGCGGATGCCGGGGTTGATGGTCAGCCGGTCGCTGACCGCCCAGTTGTCCTGGACATAGCCGGATATGCGCAAGTTGATGGCTTTGGTGCTGTAGCCCTCATAGGCGTACATCAGATAGGGCTCCCCATTGTAGTCGATATACTGCTTGCCGCCGGTGTAACCCCAGTCGGTCTGGCCCGGGTTCATCTCGGTGTCGATGCCGAACTTGAAGTCGTGCGAACCGGCGATGAACTTGTCGGCGTGGTGGCTGACCGAGGCGTTGAGCTGGTAACGGTCGCGGAACGCGTGGTAGAAGGTGAGGGAATTCACCGAATACCAGTCCTGGCCAACGTCGTAATGACCGGGGAGGTCATACCCTTGCGCCGGGATCAATTTGTAATAGCTGATGAAGCCGGCGAACTTGGCTTCAAAGAAAGTCTTGTCGTTGAAGATGTGCAAATAGCTGATGTTGGGGGCGAACTCGGGCGAGCGCTGGTTGCGCGTGGCCGCCGGATCGACGTTCGCGTAGCCGCCGCGGTAGCTGCCGTTGTAAAGGTCGCCGTGAAGGAACATGGAAATGCGGTTGTCGCGGTTGGGCTGCCAGGTGAACTTCAGGAAGAGGCGGGGCTGGTCGTAGACGCTGGTTTCAGGGAAGCCGCTGAAAACATTCTGGCGCTGCAGGTATTGGGCGCCGGCGAAGAACCAGAGCTTGTCCTTGATGATTGGGCCGCCGATGTCGATGTGGGCGTTGTA
Above is a window of Candidatus Aminicenantes bacterium DNA encoding:
- a CDS encoding carboxypeptidase regulatory-like domain-containing protein, with amino-acid sequence MHKKTDRLILLIALSLFLLNPFLNSQSKENGAIVGQVLMPDGSALPGVAVSLSSPALIGGVQTAISDIDGKFRFIALPPGAYALEAKLEGFQVTRKEGVRLSVNMTLTVDFAMTLGTLEEKITVKGMLPMVDVKDSQTAVSNLTKEMIQNIPNSQTVANIVNLAPGVSQNAAFGGADNGIMYQVDGVDVSDPELHTAYLFIDYGVVQEVSVSGVGAPAEFDGFNGAVFNTVTKTGGNTFSGMFDSYVQAKTWNSKNSDDPSLTPPAQGYYNAHIDIGGPIIKDKLWFFAGAQYLQRQNVFSGFPETSVYDQPRLFLKFTWQPNRDNRISMFLHGDLYNGSYRGGYANVDPAATRNQRSPEFAPNISYLHIFNDKTFFEAKFAGFISYYKLIPAQGYDLPGHYDVGQDWYSVNSLTFYHAFRDRYQLNASVSHHADKFIAGSHDFKFGIDTEMNPGQTDWGYTGGKQYIDYNGEPYLMYAYEGYSTKAINLRISGYVQDNWAVSDRLTINPGIRINFYRGFLKSAGTYYHPITTGSYESVFKPDISIAPRLGITYDVFGDHTTAIKFHYGKFVDNIITTFYEAFAPCPDWTQYSWDGSEYVEDYTIKWENLYTMDENISLPYMNQITVGLEREIITDLSVAANFIYRDFRNFIDRVNLTSDFEPVTYITPDTHQPITVYSQTDPGDEKYLVTNIKQGNYGSVYSNMVPYTPSRKYQGFELVLNKRFSNKWQLMLSYNYGKTTGYYNNLEEVGGLSPYAAARYSSLFSDPNWQINVSKNSHNTLDPTHMLKIQGTVILPWDIAFSPYFSVISGDTYNTYYRVGNEINQKAKYIPAQEVGSLRFPTRVNLDLQVEKTFTIKNDMRIGVMFNVFNLFNASTITSYQNYITSDDFMATYAIVNPRSFRVGLRFYY